A window from Nothobranchius furzeri strain GRZ-AD chromosome 17, NfurGRZ-RIMD1, whole genome shotgun sequence encodes these proteins:
- the LOC139063660 gene encoding coiled-coil domain-containing protein 158-like isoform X1: MFRKVTERQTSLHQCQISELQSTLSSYKDKVCYLEKKILETETHLFSSWRERERSLQQAKDLQSQLGQHKACCERQQLDLREDAEILRGQLEVAREQLFKAGEEKTCPQFLLEQKAQEVKKFQKLLQEKEEELCFRQHQTQQHLVSLEDAQTRCRTLQTEQVNLQLKLNDRERMGSSTQMTQQHRHTINSLQQENSLLISQLNQHKLEIQQLRAELVQQKSNLASVERHRGQLQASVTELSQCVGEETLKKEQVTTQLELQRVQLTSLTKEHEELQRLHSCKDDEHQGVVLKLQSQLSGAHDELDKIRRTLRTLQGVERNGLQVALDMQKEITARREQVDSLQGKIQHLEGEVEKLQQEKRHQKLESHRHLQEVTFIREEKRQLAGELKALRSKDQQLKERIDELEAILHKMSESFTNCQDFLQVSEQEYFRLKLQHALDLKLFYVVPWTSWGWIPKSKL, from the exons aTGTTTAGAAAAGTGACAGAAAGGCAGACATCACTGCACCAGTGTCAGATCAGTGAACTCCAGTCAACCCTGTCCAGCTACAAAGATAAG GTTTGTTATCTGGAAAAGAAGATCCTTGAAACTGAGACTCACCTCTTTAGCTCTTGGAGGGAAAGAGAACGATCTCTTCAGCAGGCAAAAGACCTTCAGTCCCAACTCGGTCAACATAAG GCCTGCTGTGAGCGGCAGCAACTTGATCTCCGTGAGGACGCCGAGATCCTGAGAGGACAgctggaggtggccagggagcaGCTATTCAAAGCTGGGGAGGAGAAAACCTGCCCACAATTCCTGCTGGAGCAGAAAGCCCAGGAGGTGAAGAAATTCCAGAAACTCCTGCAGGAAAAAGAGGAGGAACTTTGCTTCAGGCAGCATCAAACCCAGCAG CATCTTGTGAGTTTGGAAGATGCTCAGACTCGGTGTCGGACTTTGCAGACTGAGCAAGTAAACCTGCAGCTGAAGCTGAACGACAGAGAGCGGATGGGAAGCAGCACCCAGATGACACAACAACACAGACACACGATTAACAGCCTTCAGCAGGAGAACAGCCTCCTCATCAGCCAGCTCAACCAACACAAGCTGGAGATTCAGCAGCTCCGA GCGGAGTTGGTCCAGCAGAAGTCCAACCTGGCTTCTGTGGAGCGTCACAGGGGACAGCTGCAGGCCTCTGTTACTGAGCTGAGTCAGTGTGTCGGAGAGGAGACTCTGAAGAAGGAGCAAGTCACCACGCAACTGGAGCTGCAGCGTGTGCAGTTAACCAGTTTAACCA AGGAGCACGAAGAGCTGCAGCGGCTCCACAGCTGTAAAGATGATGAacatcagggtgtggtgctgaagCTCCAGAGTCAGCTGAGCGGCGCCCATGATGAGCTCGATAAGatcagacgcaccctgaggacccTCCAAGGCGTGGAGAGAAACG GTCTTCAGGTTGCTTTGGACATGCAGAAGGAGATCACTGCCAGAAGAGAGCAGGTCGACTCTCTGCAGGGCAAAATCCAGCATCTGGAGGGGGAGGTGGAGAAACTGCAGCAG GAAAAACGCCATCAAAAACTGGAGAGCCACCGTCATCTCCAGGAAGTCACATTCATCAGAGAGGAGAAGAGGCAACTCGCTGGTGAACTGAAGGCTCTTCGCTCCAAAGATCAACAGTTAAAGGAGAGGATCGATGAGCTGGAAGCAATCCTTCACAAG ATGTCAGAAAGCTTTACAAACTGTCAGGATTTCCTCCAAGTGAGCGAGCAGGAATATTTCCGTTTGAAACTCCAACACGCTCTGGACTTGAAG CTCTTCTACGTTGTGCCGTGGACCAGTTGGGGTTGGATTCCAAAATCAAAGCTGTAA
- the LOC139063792 gene encoding uncharacterized protein has protein sequence MDEEYYNYWTDDYQDGDWTQVRYRRGKQRFVQQPRRQRFRDNSQYPQRPQWRSESQRGPRRHDSYAAAVRSRPAGPWQPNRYYGRDYDDRPFQPRAPRDTRRWEKNQGRYRQQYGNKQQDPQRSDDPDFVAKVRVLHRLLKAAHHLKNVSDADRNPPAIQRITAHLATVIKPASPTNKTLTLIDGNARSWAYNTVLILKQHYQDEMDTEKDILKAYGGDLLAPLEIAAKWTRRNLGKRFHSQTFQEVRSYLLSCNNSGMTARVTLEPDPVQDPPTGSPPPLGRSTRATDTREISTTTEAPPFNPARTTPPPSPPPSQTGVSIATMTEPMTTSWSPPHTAPTPGPGPEPQPQRIRREATTQQDNKIQKMPAPIQVLAQ, from the exons ATGGATGAGGAGTATTATAACTACTGGACGGACGACTACCAGGATGGGGACTGGACGCAGGTCCGTTACCGGAGGGGTAAACAAAGGTTTGTCCAGCAGCCCCGCCGCCAGAGGTTCCGGGACAACTCGCAGTACCCCCAGCGGCCACAATGGCGTTCTGAGTCGCAGCGCGGCCCGCGTAGACATGACTCCTATGCGGCGGCGGTCAGGTCCAGACCCGCTGGGCCCTGGCAACCAAACCGTTACTACGGACGCGATTATGATGACCGCCCATTTCAGCCCAGAGCACCTAGAGACACCAGAAGATGGGAGAAGAACCAGGGCAGATACCGACAACAATACGGTAATAAACAACAGGATCCACAACGATCAGATGATCCGGACTTTGTGGCAAAAGTCAGAGTTCTTCATAGACTGCTGAAAGCCGCACACCACCTTAAGAACGTGTCGGACGCGGACAGAAACCCGCCAGCCATACAACGTATTACGGCTCACCTGGCTACGGTTATTAAACCAGCTTCTCCCACTAACAAAACTCTGACTCTGATCGATGGCAACGCTAGGTCGTGGGCTTATAATACGGTTCTCATCCTGAAACAACACTACCAAGATGAGATGGACACAGAAAAAGATATTCTGAAAGCTTATGGGGGTGATCTTCTGGCCCCTCTGGAGATCGCAGCCAAGTGGACAAGGAGGAATCTAGGGAAAAGATTCCATTCACAAACTTTTCAGGAGGTAAGATCTTATCTACTCTCCTGCAACAACAGCGGCATGACAGCCAGAGTTACTCTTGAACCCGATCCGGTTCAAGACCCACCTACTGGGTCTCCTCCGCCGCTGGGGCGATCCACTCGAGCCACAGACACCAGGGAGATATCCACAACGACAGAGGCACCTCCATTCAACCCTGCTCGGACGACTCCTCCCCCTTCACCTCCACCTTCGCAGACCGGCGTTTCCATAGCAACGATGACGGAACCGATGACAACAAGTTGGTCCCCTCCACACACGGCTCCGACGCCAGGACCGGGACCAGAACCACAACCACAGCGCATACGGAGAGAGGCGACTACTCAACAGGACAACAAGATCCAGAAGATGCCAGCACCGATCCAAGTGCTGGCACAG TAG
- the LOC139063660 gene encoding coiled-coil domain-containing protein 158-like isoform X2, which yields MFRKVTERQTSLHQCQISELQSTLSSYKDKVCYLEKKILETETHLFSSWRERERSLQQAKDLQSQLGQHKACCERQQLDLREDAEILRGQLEVAREQLFKAGEEKTCPQFLLEQKAQEVKKFQKLLQEKEEELCFRQHQTQQHLVSLEDAQTRCRTLQTEQVNLQLKLNDRERMGSSTQMTQQHRHTINSLQQENSLLISQLNQHKLEIQQLRAELVQQKSNLASVERHRGQLQASVTELSQCVGEETLKKEQVTTQLELQRVQLTSLTKEHEELQRLHSCKDDEHQGVVLKLQSQLSGAHDELDKIRRTLRTLQGVERNGLQVALDMQKEITARREQVDSLQGKIQHLEGEVEKLQQEKRHQKLESHRHLQEVTFIREEKRQLAGELKALRSKDQQLKERIDELEAILHKLFYVVPWTSWGWIPKSKL from the exons aTGTTTAGAAAAGTGACAGAAAGGCAGACATCACTGCACCAGTGTCAGATCAGTGAACTCCAGTCAACCCTGTCCAGCTACAAAGATAAG GTTTGTTATCTGGAAAAGAAGATCCTTGAAACTGAGACTCACCTCTTTAGCTCTTGGAGGGAAAGAGAACGATCTCTTCAGCAGGCAAAAGACCTTCAGTCCCAACTCGGTCAACATAAG GCCTGCTGTGAGCGGCAGCAACTTGATCTCCGTGAGGACGCCGAGATCCTGAGAGGACAgctggaggtggccagggagcaGCTATTCAAAGCTGGGGAGGAGAAAACCTGCCCACAATTCCTGCTGGAGCAGAAAGCCCAGGAGGTGAAGAAATTCCAGAAACTCCTGCAGGAAAAAGAGGAGGAACTTTGCTTCAGGCAGCATCAAACCCAGCAG CATCTTGTGAGTTTGGAAGATGCTCAGACTCGGTGTCGGACTTTGCAGACTGAGCAAGTAAACCTGCAGCTGAAGCTGAACGACAGAGAGCGGATGGGAAGCAGCACCCAGATGACACAACAACACAGACACACGATTAACAGCCTTCAGCAGGAGAACAGCCTCCTCATCAGCCAGCTCAACCAACACAAGCTGGAGATTCAGCAGCTCCGA GCGGAGTTGGTCCAGCAGAAGTCCAACCTGGCTTCTGTGGAGCGTCACAGGGGACAGCTGCAGGCCTCTGTTACTGAGCTGAGTCAGTGTGTCGGAGAGGAGACTCTGAAGAAGGAGCAAGTCACCACGCAACTGGAGCTGCAGCGTGTGCAGTTAACCAGTTTAACCA AGGAGCACGAAGAGCTGCAGCGGCTCCACAGCTGTAAAGATGATGAacatcagggtgtggtgctgaagCTCCAGAGTCAGCTGAGCGGCGCCCATGATGAGCTCGATAAGatcagacgcaccctgaggacccTCCAAGGCGTGGAGAGAAACG GTCTTCAGGTTGCTTTGGACATGCAGAAGGAGATCACTGCCAGAAGAGAGCAGGTCGACTCTCTGCAGGGCAAAATCCAGCATCTGGAGGGGGAGGTGGAGAAACTGCAGCAG GAAAAACGCCATCAAAAACTGGAGAGCCACCGTCATCTCCAGGAAGTCACATTCATCAGAGAGGAGAAGAGGCAACTCGCTGGTGAACTGAAGGCTCTTCGCTCCAAAGATCAACAGTTAAAGGAGAGGATCGATGAGCTGGAAGCAATCCTTCACAAG CTCTTCTACGTTGTGCCGTGGACCAGTTGGGGTTGGATTCCAAAATCAAAGCTGTAA